TGTGCGGTCAGCTGCCATGTGTGGAATGGAGTGCCAACTGCACAAGTGGCAACACGTGCCTGAACGGTCGGCACAGCCCAGCTGACATCGCCCACATCGGTTGACCCTTCTCCGCCCTCACTTTTCCGGTCCAAAGGAGCCACAAAATCACAAAGCGCGAGATCCGGATCAACCTCAGCCCCGATGCGCCGGAACGAGACGTGAATATTATCCTCGCTGAGCGTCTCACGGATCTTGTTTGCAAAGATGCGGTCCGTTTCATCGAAATTAGGGGCGCCCAAACGGTTGAGGTTGCGCTGCATGGTTTCTTCCAAAGGACGGTTGCCAAGCAGATTGGACACGCCGCTGACGACGCTGCTCTCGACCGTTGTCTCGGTCATCAGCGCTGCGCCTTCAGCAATCTTGTGGACCCGGCCGATCAGATCGCGCAGTTCTTTGAGGTTCCGCGCCCGCACCAGCTGGCGTACGGTGGCCTTGGACTGGACGACATTGGGCGCAATCCCACCGGCATCCAGATAGGCGTAATGCACCCTGGCGTCGTCCGGCATGTGTTCGCGCATGTAATTTACGCCAACGTTCATCAGCTCGATTGCATCGAGAGCGCTGCGGCCAAGTTCAGGGGCACCGGCCGCATGCGCCGCGCGGCCGTGGAAGGTGAAATCGATCCGCGTGTTTGCAAGGGACTTGGCTTCGTTGACCCCGGTGAAGGTTGCCGGGTGCCAGGAGATTGCTGCATCGACGTCGTCGAACAGACCCGCGCGGACCATGAAGGTTTTGGCAGCGCCACCTTCCTCGGCGGGGCAGCCGTAGTAGCGCACACGCCCCTTGAGCCCACGCTCTGCCAGGTAGTCCTTCACAGCAGAGGCCGCCATCAAGGCCGCGGAGCCGAGAAGGTTGTGGCCGCACCCATGCCCGGGGCCGCCGGCCTCGACCGGCTGATGTTCGGCAGTACCGGCAACCTGGCCAAGTTCGGGAAGGGCATCGAACTCACCGAGGATGGCAATGACAGGGCCTTCATCGCCGGCTTCACCCACAATCGCGGTCGGTATTCCTGCGACACCTTCGGTTATCCTGAACCCTTCCTGTTCCAGCATCTTTTTGTGTTCGGCAACAGACTTGAATTCGGTGTAGGCGATTTCCGGCAGGTCAAAGACACGGTCGGAGAGGCCGATATAATCCTCCCGGCGGCTATCGACCAGATCCCAGACGCGATCCGTATTTTTCATTGTGTCCTCCCAAAAATGTCAGCAGAACCCCGTCGCGTCGCAACGGTGCGGCACGGGGCAGGTCTTCGTATCGGCAATCCCGACTGCCGGGATCAGAGCGTCTTCCAGTAGTGGCAGGCGACCGAATGGCCGCCGCCGAAAGTCTCAAGGTCCGGCTGCTCCTGGCGGCAGAGGTCCTGCGCCTGTGGACAGCGCGGGTTGAAGAAACAGCCCTTTGGCGGATCCAGTGGAGACGGGATTTCGCCTTCGATAGGGGCAAAGTCGCGCTTTCGCTGATCCAGCCGGGGTGCTTCTGCAAGCAAGGCCTTTGTGTAGGGGTGTTTCGGCGCGCTGAAGATCTCTTCGGTCGAGGCGCTTTCGACGATCCGGCCGAGATACATGATCGCGACCCGGTCCGCGATGTGTTCGACAACGCTGAGATCGTGGCTGATGAAGAGATAGGTCAGGCCAAACTCTTCTCGCAGATCCATGAAGAGGTTGATAACCTGAGCCTGGATCGACACGTCCAGGGCAGCAATCGCCTCGTCGCAGACGAGGAATTTCGGTTTGACCGCAAGTGCCCGCGCAATGCCGATGCGCTGACGCTGGCCACCAGAAAACTGGTGCGCATATCGCCGTTTCAAAGATGGATCCAGTCCAACCTTCTTCATGATGTCGTCGACGTAGTCAGAGGCTTCTGATCTTGAGACGACACCGTGGACTTGTGGTGCTTCGCCAATGATGTCTTCCACACGCATGCGTGGATTGAGGCTGGCGAAGGGATCCTGAAAAATCATCTGAATGGCGAGTGTTGCCGCTTTCTTGTCAGCGCGCGACATCGCGGCGACATCCTTGCCCTGAAACAGAAGCTGTCCGGAGCTTGGGGCATGAATGCCCGCAACGACACGGCCAAGGGTGGATTTGCCGCAGCCAGATTCGCCCACAAGACCCAGCACCTCGCCTTCCTTGACGGAGAGGTTCACTTCATCGACGGCGTGTACGATTTCTTCCCGGATGCCAGCACCCAGTTTTTGCGCGACTTTTTCGGCAATATCGAGGCGTTTGGCAAAACGTTTCGAGACGTCTTTGATCTCAACAAGTGGCGCGTTCATTCGGCTGCAGCCTGTGCCTGAGGATTGAAACAGCGGATATCCCGGTTCGCGACATGTGTAATCGGGGGCTGGGTCTTGCATGCAGCACTTGCCGATCGGCACCGCGGCGCGAAGGCACAGCCTTCGGGGAGCGCCAGCATGTTTGGCGTCATGCCCTCGATCTGGAACAGCCTTTCGCCGCGTTTGTTTGCTGTCGGAACAGATCCGAGGAGCCCGATCGTATAGGGATGCAACGGGCGGTCGATGACATCGTCGGTCAGACCCTGCTCGACGATCCGCCCTGCATACATGACAGAGATCCGGTCTGCGAGGCCCGCAACGACGGCGAGGTCGTGGGTGATCCAGATCATCGCAGTGCCCGTCTGGCGCGTCAGCTTCTGCGCTTCATGAATGATCTGTGCCTGGATCGTGACATCCAGTGCCGTCGTCGGTTCGTCGGCGATGATCAAATCCGGTTTGTTGAGGAATGCGATCGCGATCGATACACGTTGGCGCATGCCACCGGACAGCTGGTGGGGATAGGCCTTTAGCCGCTCTTCAGGGGAGGGGATGCCGACAAGGCCGAGTGCATCCCGCGACCGTTCCCAGGCTTCTTTTTTTGACACTTTTTCATGGGCGAAGATCGCTTCCATCATTTGGGAATCGATGCGCAGGACCGGGTTCAGTGTCATCATCGGATCCTGAAAGATCATCGATATCCGATTGCCGCGGATGGACTTCAGCTTCCCCTCCGGCGCATTGGCGATCTCATCGCCGTTGAACCGGATCGAACCTTCGACGATCCGGCCCGGCTGATCGATCAAGCCCAGAATAGAGAACCCGGTGATGGACTTGCCGGACCCCGATTCCCCGACCAGACCCATGACCTCGCCCTTGTTGACGGTGAAATCAACGCCATCGACGGCTTTGACAACACCCGCGTGGGTGAAGAAATGCGTCTTCAGCCCGGCAACTTCGAGAACCGCCGTCATTTCTTCATCCTCGGATTGAGAACGTCGCGTAGCTGATCGCCGACTAGATTGATCGAAGCCACGGTCAGTAGAAGCGCAATCCCGGGAAACACAGAGATCCAATACCGGCCGGACAGCATGTACTCAAAACCGTTGGCAATCAGAACGCCAAGTGATGGTTCGGTTTGCGGTAGACCCACCCCAAGGAAAGAGAGTGTTGCCTCCAGCGAAACCGCATGGGCTGTCTGCACTGTCCCAACCACGATCAAGGGGGCGAGACAGTTCGGCAAGATGTGGCGAAAGACAACCCTCGTCTTGGAAAGCCCGAGACATTGAGCTGCTTCAACGTATTCCTTTCCGCGCTCAACCAAGGCCGTGGCGCGAACGGTCCGCGCGTAATAGGCCCATTGGGCTACAACAAGCGCAAGGATGATCTTGTCGATGCCCTTGCCCAAGGCTGCAACCAGCATCAAGGCCACCAAGGCTGCCGGGAACGACAATTGAAGGTCGACAACCCGCATAATGACGGCTTCTGTCCTGCCGCCGGAATAAGCAGCGATCAGACCAACGACCATCCCGACAAACAACGCGATTACGCCGGACGCCAAGCCCACGGAGATGGAAATCCTGAGCCCATAAAGAATGGCTGAATAAAGATCCCGGCCTGCGCCATCGGAGCCAAGCCACATGGTATATCCGGCAAATGCTTCCGATCCGGGGGCGAGCCGCCCATCCAGAACATCGACCTGCGCCAGATCATAAGGGTTTTGAGGCGTGATCCAGGGAGCCAGTATGGCCAGGACCATGATGATCAGGAGGACAAAGAACGCCGTTGCCGCGATTCGGCTTTCGAAAAACTCCGCCCGGAAACGCTGAAACGGGGTCTCCACCTTCACTTTGGAGGGCGCTGAAGAGTGCAGTGTTGAATCGGTCATGCGCCCTGATCCTGCAGCCGGACACGCGGGTCCAGAATTGAATAAAGAATGTCAACGACCAGATTGATGACCACAAAGAACAGCACCATGATCATCAGGTAGGCAACGACCACCGGCCGGTCGAGCTGAAGGATGGCATCGATCAGCAGCTTGCCCATGCCCGGCCAGGCAAAGATCGTTTCCGTGACGACCGAAAACCCGATGAGGCTGCCGAACTCCAGGCCCATGACTGTAACGACCGGGATCATGATGTTCTTCATCACATGGACAAGAATGATCCGGCTGGTCGAAATGCCCTTGGCCCTTGCGTATTTCACATAGTCCTGACTCATCGCTTCCCGTACACCGGCTCGCGTCAAGCGGATGGCAAGCGAGATTTTTAGAAGTGCCAGGTTAAGCGCGGGCAAGAAAATGTGCCGCAGACCGTCCCAGGTCGCCAGACTGGTCTCAATCCCGAAGATCGTTGCTGTGTCGCCTCGCCCTGTTGAGGGTAGCCATCCGAGTTCAACGGCGAACAGCAATATGAGCATCAAGCCGACCCAGAATGTCGGCAGGGAAAACCCGAGAATGGATCCCGCCATGATGCCCTTGGAAATCGGGTTGTCCGGATAAAGCCCGGAAAACAGACCAAGCGGGATGCCAATGACAATGGCAAGCATCAATGCACTGAACGCAAGTTCCAAAGTGGCCGGCATGTGGTGCAAGATCAGCTTCAGGGCCGGTTCGCCGAAGATAAAGGAATCGCCCAGATTGCCCTGGGCTGCCCCCTTCAGGAACAGCAGATATTGGTCCCAGATCGGTCGGTCGAGACCCAGCCGGCGGATTGCGGCCTCGATGTCGGCCTGATCTGCGTCAGGGCTCACCAGCATATAGACCGGGTCGCCAACGATGTTCACACCGAAGAAGACGATCACCGACATGAGAAACACGACGAGGAGCGCCTGCATCAGCCGGCGGATTACAAAAACAGACATAAGGAGTTCTCGGTTCAGGGACGTTCCGGACCGCTGAGATCAGCGGCCCGGAAATCGCTGGTTATTCCTTCACGACACCCATGGCGAGCGTGTACTCGTCGGTGCGGGGAATATACGTCAGGCCCTTTTTGGCCGCCCAGGTGTTGACCTGGAAGTGGGTCGGGATGATTGCGACATCACCGATCGCCATTTCCGTGGCTTCCGCGAGCAGGTCCTGACGCTTTTCATCATCAACGGTGCGCAATGCTTCTTCGATCTTCGCATCGATTTCCGCATTGGAGTGACGTCCGCGGTTCGATGACCCGAAGCCCTTGTCCTTGTCGTAAGTGTGGATCAAGGACTTCAGCGGAGAAGAAGCTTCGCCCGAACCGGCACCCCAGCCCACCAGGATGAAGCTGAACTCCGGCTGACCATCGGCACCGCCGCGGGATGCGCGGCCGAAATAAACGGAACGCGGCATTGTTTCGACCGCAGTCTTGATGCCAACACGTGTCAGCATCTGACCGATCGCCTCGGCGATTTTCGCATCGTTGATGTAGCGATCGTTCGGGCCATGAATGGTCAATTGGAAGCCGTCCGGGTATCCGGCTTCTGCCAACAGTTCCTTGGCACCGTTCGGGTCGTAATCAATCGGCTGCAAGTTCTCCGACACGCCGAAGAAACCTTCCGGCAACAGCTGGCCGGCCGGCAGTGCCACGCCTTCCATCACCCGGTCGACAATCGCATTCCGGTTGATCGCCTTGGAGATTGCCAGACGGACACGCTGGTCCAGAAGCGGATTTTTGATGTCGCTGCCGTCAGTGCCCTTCACAAAGGGGGAGTTCTCACGGAACTGGTCCAAATGGAGGTAGATGACGCGGTTGGAAACACCTTGGCTCAGCTGGATCTCGTCCTTGCCTTCAAGCACGCCGATATCTGTTGTCGGAACGCTGGCGATCATGTCGACATCACCTGCAAGCAGAGCAGCGACACGGCTCGGACCTGACTTGATCGGGCGGAAGTCAACTTCAGTCCAGATTGGAGCGTCGCCCCAGTAGTCATCGTTGCGCACCATAGTGATGCTCTCGCCGGGCTTGTAGCTTCCAAACTTGAACGGGCCGGTGCCAATCGCCGCGGTGCCAGCGTTGAAGTCTTCTGTCGCCGCGCGACATCCGGCGCTGTCCGAGATCACAGGGATCGTGGAAATGTCGTTCGCCATCAACGGGTATGGCGTTTCCGTGGAAATGTGGACCGTATAGTCGTCGATTTTCTTGAAGGTTTTGCCCTTCAAATAAGTGCCGAAGCCAGATGGGGAATTCGGGACATCCGGAGCCCGCTCCATGGTGCAAATGACGTCGTCCGCATTGAAGTCGCTGCCGTCATGGAATTTCACGCCTTCGCGAAGTTTGAACTCCCATGTCAGCTCATCGATCGGTTGCCAGGATACGGCGAGGCCCGGTGACAGTCGTTGCTTTTCGTCTTGTGCAATCAGGCGATCAAACAGGTGATACGAGATTGCGTTGTTCGGACCCAGATTGTGGAAATGTGGATCCATCGCTGTTGGTTCGGACGCCAACCCAATGGTCAGCTTTTCTGCGGACGCTGCCCCGGTAAACAAGGCAAACACGCTTACAGACACTGCGGCTGCAGCAGTAAGTTTTCTCATGACAATATAACTCCCTCGGAAGGCGCGGTGTCCTTTTTGCCGGACTTTTGCCGCACGCTAAAAAGGATGGTAGCTTGCAGAAAATTCATTGCCAACAGAGAAATTAATCCATTTTTGCATAGACTAATTCATCTTGTAGGCATGACTATTTATAAGGCAGATCTCAACCTATGGCAGAGCCACGGCACAGACTGAGGGAAATGGAAGCGCTCCGGGCGCTTGTGACCACCGGCACGACCATTGGCGCCGCGCGGCGGCTCGGTGTTTCGCAGTCCTCTGTCAGCCGGGCGTTAGGGCAATTGGAGCAGCGGGTTGGCCGTACTCTGTTTTTGCGGAGCGCCGGCAAGATCGAACCGACCGCCGCGGCGCTCAGGCTCAACGAACAGCTTGATCCGCTTTTTGAAACGCTCGCTCTGATTGAAGGCGCTGAATGGGCGCAGGCCGATGAAGAACCTCTGCGCCTCATTGTTCCCCCCACGCTTGCCCATAACTTCATCATCACAAGAGTGGCTGCATTCCTGAAACAGAACCCTGGCAAGAACCTGCAGCTGGATATTCAGGCAACGGATGTGCTGGTCTCCGGTATCCTGGATCTGCGCTATGACCTTGGTCTGACCAGTGCGATGATTCAGCGCTCCGGTGTCACTCTCGTGCCGTGGCTCCGTTCTCATGTAGTCTGCGCAATGCCCAAAGGACATCCCCTTGAGGCAAAGGAAATCGTCACTCCGGCCGATCTGGAGGGCGTGGAGTTGATCGAGTTTCTAAGGCGGCTCGGCACCCGCGCGATCACCGAACAGCTGTTTGCCCGCTCTGGTGTCAAACCCCGGACGGTTGCGGAAACGGCGACGAACATGGCTGCTCTTGAGTTGGTCCGCGAGGGGCTTGGCGTCACGGTGCTGAACCCCTTTCCCGTACTTTCTGTTGGTGTACCGAACATCTCCGTCCGGCCATTCGATGCACACATCACTTATGACACCAGCTTTGTGCTTCCTGCGGGGCGCCAACCGTCAGAGCTTGCTCAGCAGTTCATGGAGTACATCAAGTCGACCACGCCGGCCGATGACTACTCAGAGGCCGTTTGACCGGCGATCAGCCACGGCAAACAATTGCAGACAAAAAGATACAAACAAGGGATTAGGCATGACAAAACGGAGCGCAGCGATTGAGGCGGCAGCGAAGAGTTTCGGAGATGGCAGTTTTCAAAAGGATTTAACTGAGCTGGTGGCCGTAAAGACGTCCAGCCGGGAGGAGGAGCACCGGTCCGACCTGATGCGCTATCTGGATACTGAGATGCGCGAGCGGTTCGAAGCGATGGGTTTTACGGTCGATATCCATCCAAATGACATACTCGACCGGGCGCCTTTTCTCGTTGCCAAGCGGATCGAGGATCCAAGCCTGCCCACACTGTTTTGCTACGGGCACGGGGATACGGTGCCCGGAGAAGAAGGCCGCTGGAGCGAGGATCGGGATCCCTGGACGCTGGATGTCGCGCAAACACAGTCTGGTCCCCGCTGGTATGGCCGCGGCACCGCAGACAACAAGGCGCAGCATGCCATCAATATGGAAGCCATGCGCCATGTGATCGATACCCGTGGCCGTCTTGGTTACAACGCCACGTTCCTGATCGAGATGGCAGAAGAAATGGGCTCGCCTGGGCTCTATGAATTCTGCCGGGACAACCGGGATATGCTGGCAGCCGATCTGCTGATTGCATCCGACGGTCCGCGTTTTTCGACAGATGCGCCGGATATCAAGCTTGGTACGCGAGGCGGTCTGAACCTGAGGTTCCGTCTGGAATACCGGGAAGGTGGCCACCATTCTGGCAACTGGGGAGGACTGCTTGCCAATCCGGCCATCGTGCTCATGCATGCGCTCACGACCCTGGTCAGCCGAACCGGCGAGATCCTTCATCCCGGCCTGAAACCTGCCCATATCAAGAATTCCGTGCGCGACGCGCTTGCCAAGGTGACGGTTACATCCGGACCGGATGATCCGGAGATTGATCCCTGGTGGGGAGAGCCTGGCTTGAGCGCCGCTGAGAAAGTCTTCGGTTGGAACACATTTGAAGTCCTTTCCTTCATTGCGGGGGACCCGGAAAATCCGCAAAACGCTGTTCCCCCCCTTGCCGAAGCCATCTGCCAGATCCGCTTTGTGGTGGATACGGACCCCGACACCTTCCTGCCTCTGATCCGCCAGCATCTGAAGGACAACGGGTTTGATGGCATCACTGTGGAACCGGCCCGGATGTCGATGCTGCGCGCTTCACGGCTCGATCCGGAACATCCGGCCGTTGCCTGGGCTGTCACATCAGTTGAAAAGACGACTGGAAAACCGGTCACCGTTATCCCCAATGCCGGTGGTTCCCTGCCAAACGACATCTTTCTCAACACCATCGGCATGCCAACGCTCTGGGTTCCGCACAGTTACACCGGCTGTTCCCAGCACGCCCCCAACGAACACGTCCTGCCGCATCTGATGAAAGAAGGATTGGAGATGATGACAGGCTTGTTCTGGGATCTGGGCGACGGGTTTCCTAAAGAACAGAGGTCATCCTAGCTTCACCCAAGCTGCATTTCTGGTTGACGATCTTACACAGGCGTCGACAAATTCCACGCCTGCGAGGCCCTCTTGAATGCCGGGCAAAAGCGTTGTTTGGGTTTCGCCGGTGGCATGAACCCGGATCGCATCGGCAGCTTCCCGGTAGAGGTTGGCGAACCCTTCAAGGTAGCCTTCCGGGTGTCCGGGCGGGATCCGTGTTGTCGGCGCGATGCTCTCCAGCATACCCGCGCCGCCTCTTGTCAGGCGCTGGGCGGGTTCTCCAAACGGCGAATACTGCAGATAGTTCGGATTTTCCTGATGCCATTCAATGCCGGCCTTGTCGCCATAGACCCGGAGCTTGAGATTGTTCTCATTGCCCGGTGCGACTTGTGAACACCAGAGCATCCCGCGCGCCCCGCCGTCAAAGCGCAGCATGACGTGACCGTTGTCATCTACCTGACGGCCTGGGACGAAGGACTGCAAATCGGCGGCAAGGCTCTCGGCGCGCAGGCCGGTCACAAAGCAAGCCAGATTGTAGGCGTGGGTGCCAATGTCTCCAGTCGCGCCCCCCAATCCGGACCGGGCAGGGTCCGTGCGCCAGTCGGCTTGCTTGTTGTGCTGTTCGACCGTCAGCCAATCCTGCGGGTACTCGACCTGAATGACCCGGATTGTTCCAAGATCGCCGTTTTGGACCATCTCCCGCGCCTGACGGATCATCGGATAGCCGGTGTAATTGTGCGTGAGAATAAACAGGGCCGGCGAGGCCTCGGCCGCTTTGGCCAGCTTTTTGGCGTCTGCCAGCGTGGAGGTCATCGGCTTGTCGCAGATCACGTGAATGCCGCGTTTCAAGAATGCCTTGGCAGCTGGATAATGAACATGGTTCGGCGTCACGATGGCAACCGCTTCGACCCCGTCCTTCAGCCGTGCCTCTCGTTTGGCCATGTCCTCAAAGGAGCTGTAAATCCGGTCCGCCTTGAGGCCGAGAGCCTGCCCGGAAGAGATGGCCTTGTCCGGTGTTGAGGACAAGGCTCCTGCGACCAGTTCAAAACTGTTGTCGAGCCGTGCTGCGATCCGGTGAACCGCGCCGATGAACGCATCCTTGCCGCCGCCGACCATGCCGAGGCGGAGCGGGCGTTGGAATGTGACTTCTGTTCCTTCAATGGCCATGTTGTGCTCCTATGCAATGCCCAGCATCTTGCGGTTTGCCGCTTCGTCTGTCCCGCCGTCGGCAAAGTCATCAAAGGCTTTTTCAGTGACGCGAATGATATGGTCGGCAACAAACTGGGCACCTTCGCGGGCGCCATCTTCCGGGTGCTTCAGGCAACATTCCCATTCGACGACCGCCCAGCCGTCGAAGTCATTGGCTGCCATTTTGGAAAAGATCGCTCCAAAATCGACCTGTCCGTCGCCCAAGGACCGGAACCGCCCCGCACGGTCAACCCAGGGCTGATAGCCGCTGTAAACGCCCTGGCGGCCGGTCGGATTGAACTCGGCATCCTTGACGTGGAACATTCCGATCCGGTCCTTGTAGATGTCGATGTTGTCGAGATAGTCGAGACACTGAAGCACGTAGTGGGACGGATCATAGAGCATCTTTGCGCGGGCATGATTGTCAACGCGGTCCAGGAACATCTCGTACGTCGCGCCATCATGAAGATCCTCGCCGGGATGGATCTCGTAGCAAACATCCACGCCCATATCGTCCGCATAATCCAGAATTGGCCGCCAGCGCTTGGCAAGTTCGTCAAACGCGGTCTCAACAAGCCCAGCCGGTCGTTGCGGCCAGGGATAGATGTAAGGCCACGCCAGAGCGCCGGAAAACGTCGCATGAGCGGTGATGCCAAGATTGCGGCTGGCCGTTAACGCCTGCTTGACCTGATCAACAGCCCAGGCCTGGCGCGCGGCCGGATTGCCGCGGACTTCCGGAGCTGCAAAGCCGTCAAAGGCGGTGTCATAAGCAGGGTGGACGGCCACGAGCTGGCCTTGCAGATGGGTTGAGAGCTCCGTGATCTCAACACCGTTCTGACGGGCTTGTCCGGCAAAGTCTTCGCAGTATCCCTTCGAGCTGGCGGCTTTTTCCAGATCAATGAGCCGGCCATCCCAACTTGGAACCTGTACCCCTTTGTATCCGCAATCGGCGGCCCATTTCGTAATCGCGTCCCAGGAATTGAATGGCGCTTCATCTCCCGCAAACTGAGCAAGAAACAGCGCAGGCCCCTTTATCGTTTTCATGACGACCTCTTGAATGAAATAGAGTTTTTGGGGCCGGGATCCGTGACTTAACCCCGGCCCACGCAAAGTCACTTCTTAGAATGGCGACTCTGGGAAGTAGTAGCTTTCAGCGTTTTCACGGGTGATCAGTGTTGCCCCGAGAATGTACCGGCCGGCCACCGGGCCATTCGACTTGAAAGCGTTGACCGTTGCATCCATCGCGGTTGCAATCATTGCCGGCGGGTAAAGGACATTTACAGGGATCAGCTCATCGCCATCCATGATGCCTTTGATGATTTCCTTCATGCCAGCACCTCCGACAACGAACATGCCGTTGCCCTCACGGCCTGCCTGTTTCAAAGCAGCGACCACGCCGATTGCGATATCGTCGTCTTGAGCCCAGACCGCATCAATGTCCGGGAAGCGGGACAGGAAATCCTGCATCACTTCAAAACCGTCGTCGCGGTTCCAGTTGGCGTGCTTGTGATCCAGGACGTTGATACCCGAGCCTTCGATTTCGGCCATGAACGCATCAAAGCGTTCGTTGTCGATCACGGTCGGGATACCGCGCAACACAACGATGTTGTCGCCGTCCTTAAGGCGTCCCTTCATGTATTGCGCCGATACGCGGCCAAGCTCCGGATTGTTGCCGGCAACGTAAAGGTCTTCGATCCCCGGCTGGCTGAGACCACGATCGACGACGGTGATCCAGGCGCCAGATTTCTTGACATTCAAGACCGGATCGGTAAGCGGTTCGGACTCAAACGGCAGAACGACGAGTGCATCAATCTGATGGACCGATACGAGGTCTTCCAGCGCACTTGCCTGCGCGCCTGGATCCGGCGAGTTCACAAGGATCAGATCCACGTCCGGATAAAGAGCCTCCAGACGTTTTTCGGCCTGCTCCGCGTGCCAGTTCATGCCCGCTGCCCAGGCATGGGTCGGTGTCGGGTAGCTGACGCCGATCTTGATCTTTTCTTCCGCGACTGCCGTCCCGCTGAGGGCGATTAGCCCTGTCAGTGCCATCGCACCCAGTGTTTTTCTTCCAAGCATTGTTTCCTCCTCCGATGCTTTCCTCAAGGCGCACCTCTCCCGTCCGGTGCGAACCGGTTCAAATTGGGGACGGGTCCCTATTCCATGGATCTAATGGGCCGTGCTCAGCCGTTCTTTTTGAGTTTCCAGTCGCTGCGCTGCAGCAGCACAGCAACGATAATGATCAACCCCTGCATGGTTCCGTTCAGGTAGTTTGAGATCATGTCCGTGAAGTTCAGGATGTTACCGATGGTGGTCAGAATGAGCGCGCCCAGGATCGTGCCCCCAATTCTGCCATAACCGCCTTTCAGAACGGTGCCGCCGATGATCACGGCCGCGATCGCTTCCAATTCCCATAGTACGCCTGTCGATGCTGAGGCAGAGCCGAGGCGGGGGACATAAATGATGGTCGCGAAGGACACGCAGAGGCCTTGGATGATGTATGTCAGCGTCTTGACCCGATCGACATTGATTGCCGAGTACTTGGCGACGGCTTCATTTGATCCGATGGCCGTGCAGTAGCGTCCGAACGCTGTCCGGTTTAAAAGCAGCCAGCCACAGATAGCAACGGCAATGAAGACCCAGACCGGGATCGGCAGTCCCAAAAAACTGTCATAGTAGACCGGTCGGTAGGTGCCGCGAATGTCGAAGTTGAGGGACAGCGTGCCGCCGTCTGCGAAATAGGTCACCAAAGACCGGTAGATCCCCATGGTGCCTAGCGTCACTATAAACGCCTCTATCTTCCCCTTGGTGGTCAGCGCTCCATTGATCCAGCCTGCGCCGATGCCGAGGAGGATCGCCAAACCACACCCAAACAGGACGGTCGGCACACCGGTCCCGAGCGTTTCAACGGCATTGTTCATGACAATTATCATCACGCCGGAAATGGCCGCTGCCATAGAGCCCACCGACAAGTCGATCCCGCCAGCGGTGATGACGAAGGTCGCGCCTACGGCAATGATGCCGATA
This window of the Roseibium alexandrii DFL-11 genome carries:
- a CDS encoding substrate-binding domain-containing protein gives rise to the protein MLGRKTLGAMALTGLIALSGTAVAEEKIKIGVSYPTPTHAWAAGMNWHAEQAEKRLEALYPDVDLILVNSPDPGAQASALEDLVSVHQIDALVVLPFESEPLTDPVLNVKKSGAWITVVDRGLSQPGIEDLYVAGNNPELGRVSAQYMKGRLKDGDNIVVLRGIPTVIDNERFDAFMAEIEGSGINVLDHKHANWNRDDGFEVMQDFLSRFPDIDAVWAQDDDIAIGVVAALKQAGREGNGMFVVGGAGMKEIIKGIMDGDELIPVNVLYPPAMIATAMDATVNAFKSNGPVAGRYILGATLITRENAESYYFPESPF
- a CDS encoding ABC transporter permease, yielding MTSVSENNADKASKRFAIDLKTLGPALALLLLCVIGFLLNPAFVSEGNLTNLLTRSAFIGIIAVGATFVITAGGIDLSVGSMAAAISGVMIIVMNNAVETLGTGVPTVLFGCGLAILLGIGAGWINGALTTKGKIEAFIVTLGTMGIYRSLVTYFADGGTLSLNFDIRGTYRPVYYDSFLGLPIPVWVFIAVAICGWLLLNRTAFGRYCTAIGSNEAVAKYSAINVDRVKTLTYIIQGLCVSFATIIYVPRLGSASASTGVLWELEAIAAVIIGGTVLKGGYGRIGGTILGALILTTIGNILNFTDMISNYLNGTMQGLIIIVAVLLQRSDWKLKKNG